In Aedes albopictus strain Foshan chromosome 3, AalbF5, whole genome shotgun sequence, the genomic window GCTATTAATACATCTTAAATTGGCGGAAAAACCATTCAAATTGGCGATAGATGCAGCACGATGCAACAACTTTGATGACGCAGTTCTCATTTTTAACGATACTAACGTCATGTGGTTGTTTCAATGCAAACATGGCATATTGAAGAAGCCCATATCGCATCGAGAACTATTCGAAACAAAGGGGCATGATTTTGATTTGCGAAAGTATCTGGTGTCGTACTTGCGCATCAAGCAGGAATTTCCAGGGCACAGCAAATTCTTCTTTTTCACAAACCGGACGTTGAATGAAAGCAACCTAGCGCCGTGGGTTAGAATTGAGAAACGCGATGTGGATGAGATGATGAACCTCGGTGGAAGCCATGTGGGATTGGTGCCAGTGGAGGAAAATATGCCCCGAATGATGGACGTTTTCAACGAGGATTTCAACAACCTCCAAAAAGGTCTGATAGAATTGTTCGATTCCCCATCGCTGGACATTCCCGAAAGATTAGGTAGAATCAAAGCACCGTTAGCAGGAATTTTGGAGATAACGGACGACGGTTCggtgaaattcgtggatgaagaTTACTTTGTTTGTTCAAAACTGTACGGATGGTTGAAATCACACTTTAGTGCGCAAGGCAAGGATATCCAACATGTGAACAGAAAACTTGGCACACAACAGGAACATATGCAGAAGTTGATCAATGGAGACAAAAGACAATCGATACGAGTGTGTATTCAAGAAGATGAAGTGAGAAACTTTTTCAAGGAACTAACATTTTGCATTGATCAACCGGAAAATTTGATGTTGGTTTGCGAGGAAAGAATGAAACAAAGTTGTAGGTTTTCTACTGTACAAATTGGGTTTATAATACGCGAGTTAGAAAAGAAATTCGACGATTGGAAAAATGAGCCATTGAATCAGAAAAAGAAGAAGCGGTATTTGACCAGTACGTATGTAACGCGGTGCTGGAAAGAAATAATTAGGAATATTCACATGCCTATGAACTGTATTCTGACAGATATTAAAAAGCTTGGAGCTAAAGTTATAGAAGCTATAGAAAACGACCATATGGTGGGATGTGAATTCAAGTGTATCACAATTGCTAAGAAAATCAGGGACGAGGTATATGAAGGATCAATATTATGGGAGTATAACGAATCACTGCTGCACCGTGCAGCAGAAATAGGACATGACGATATGATAGTTACCTTATTAGATTCGCACCACTTTGATGTTGATGATAAATGTATATCAATTCCCGGCTTCAATTCATACATGGCTCTACATTTTGCTGCCTATCACAACCAGGTGACGACTATGAAGCTTCTCCTTGAACATGGTGCTCAAATTAACGCTCACACTTCAAATAAGTGGGTGGCTCTTCATATTTGTGCCGACCGTGGTCAACCGGAAGCTATACAGCTTCTCATTCAGAACAAGGCCGATGTCAACGCacgaaatgatcaaaacaacactCCGCTCCATCTGGTAGCACAACGAGCGTTGACTGGAAATGAGCAAGTACAGTTGCTGAAGCTCTTCGTTGATAACGGTGCCGACCTAAAAGCTCGAAATGAAAATGGCAGAATACCGCTGCATATTGCTGTTCAGAAAGGTAACAATGAGTTTGTCGAGGCCTCTCTATCAATAGACAAAACTCTCGTCAGCATTGTCGACAAGTCAGGCTATACACCCCTGCATATAGCAGTGCACCATGGTCGCAAAAGATGTGCGAAGGTGCTGTTAGATCTTGGAGCAGATGCCAATGCTCGATCGAACAAAGGCCGAACGCCGCTGGGCCTAGCGAAAAGGAACGAACATGCAGAGTGTGAACAATTGCTTATTGATCATGGTGCGACCACCCATTGTTCCAAAGCCGCTGATGATGATAGATTTGCAATACAATTCGACCTCCCATATGGCTAACAATGTTAAAATCGTATCACAAATGTATCGCAATATTGACGACAGGTTCTTTACAGAGTGATGTGAGATAGGCAGTACAAAGGCAAAATTATGAATTCCCGAAGCTCACACATAGGTAAGCAACAAGCCACAGAAGCGGCAAATAAGATTGGCAACCTAACTAAGACTAGGGACACCTTTGGGCTGTGTTAAGCATTTTACCGCAAAACAAAGCCTCAGACAGAGAAGAAAATCGCACCGGTCAGCCAGCAAGCCGCAAGCAGGGTACGACAATTAAACCCTCGCTGCTTATATAATTCATATTTAAAGGGCTCGGTATTTAAAGATACGCTAGCAACGGCCCTTAGCATCTAGCCAGCACAGAGACAGGGGCATAGAGAAGTTGGAAGAGGGTGAATGTATCAAATTCTTCATaatgctttttttttcaaaaatgattgtttttttttttaataaatataaatataaatgttatgttaaaatacacgaaaTCCACCTAAGCCAAACCTCCTTTTATATTCTTCTTCGAAATTAATCTTATTTTGATgatgttcttcttcttattcttcttttcttcttattcttcttggcgtaacgtcccatctGGAACAAAGCTTGCCACTCAGCtgagtattctatgagcactcaACAGTTAAGCCTAGTACTCAGCTGGCAAGAAATGAGGTCAacgaaaaaaagagagaaaaaagaaaaaaaaatcgacgagaCTCTTTGTTTATCAATATGCATATGAGTGTTTATCAACAATAAATCTACACTCTGACTGACTTGGAATGGAAGCGGAACAATCGGCAAGAACAAGCGCACTCCCCTACCAGGAGCAGGCATGAATCTACTGATCTGGACCGCAGCAAActggaagattgaccagcaatACGAGGTGCTCCAGCTCTATTTTACCGGTAATAATCTGAGTGGGCCAACTGGCTGTTTTCTGCAaccggaattctttcgaggattactccagaaattccttcggggattcctccaggaactccttcggggactcctccaggaatttcttcgaggattctccaggaattccttcggggattccttcaggaattcctttggggatttctccaggaattccttcagggattccgccaggaattccttcgggggttgctccaggaattgattcgggGATtagtttaggaattcctttggggattcctccaggaattccttcggggattcctccaggaattccttcgggaattcctccacgaactcctgcggggattcctccaggaattccttcgggggtttctccaggatttccttcggggattcctccaaaaattgcttcggtAATGCTTCTAtttattccttctgagattcccccaggaattccttcaggggttcctcctggaattactctaaagattccttcaggaattccttcggggattccgcaaggaattcttccggggattcctttaatttctacgggaattccttcaggaattccttcgggaatgtcgTAAAATGCATtggaaaaactctagaggaaaaaGTTCaccagaaatctctggaagatttgcgGTAAATGCCTCTGAAAATAGTCTAGGATTAATACTATGACAACCTCTGGGAGAAGTTCTTTGAAATGTTCCGGAAGATgaccctggaagaactccgaaTGGTAGGAAGCTgtgggagaattttaaaaagaaatctcCGGAAAGTTTTTGTAAAgagctttttgagaaattccaaaagcataaATGTTATGATTCCGGATTAATTTTGACACATAAATCCGGTATGAATCTTTACGAGATTTCTAGGATAAATGCTTGTAAAAGTTCTAGGAGAAATGTTTACAAGGGAGTTCCAAAGATTACCCATGGAATAATTTTCTGTGATAATTTCGAAGTGAGTCACTGGatgtatttttagagaaatttttaaagaattccgagaagaatgctTGGCAGAATGTTAAGGGGAGCTAaattctgaaaacctctgaaCATTTTAGAGAGACATGTTTACAATATTTCtgtgagaatctctggaagaatttcgggaagaaATCTTGTTGATTTAAATAGAGATAACTGCCTAAAAATATTGGGGAAATGAAagaaagaaaaggaaaaaaaatcaatccagAGTCTCTGTGGGTATTTCGGAAggtatcactagaggaattcttcaagaaatcacggAACAAATCTCCGATGGTTTACATGGaacaaaatctggaaaaatccctaaaaaaaatcggGAAGCAAACTTTGAAAATATTGTAAAACAATCCTTAGCTAgaatccggaagaaattcccgaagaattcggGGAATTAACTGAATAATTTTACTGATATAATCCCATGGGAAAATTGCGAAAAACGTCCTAGAGAGCATGGCGagggaaatccatgaaagaattccgggaacaATCAGAGAAAAAAAAGCAAGTAAaacaaatgcctgaaagaatagtAAAGGGGAACTcaagaataattcttgaaaaaagaacTTGGAAATATTCCGCGAAGAATTGTGAATGAATCTTTGTGAAATTAAGGGAATAATTCATAGAAACAAAAGCACCGGAAGGAttcatttttttgtggaaaatttgTGATCATAGTTCTGGGAGCATctatgggagaattcctggagaaaactctggaagaattcaatgGAATGGTTGAGAGAAGAAGCTCAacaggaaattccttgggaaattccctaATAATACCCGGAGAAGTTCTTAGAAATAGTCTGAGAAGAATCTTAGAATATTTTCCGAGTAAGACTTTTTGAAAATTGTCATGTAAAAAGTCGTACAGTATTCATGAAAGACTCTCGGATTTAAAATCTCTGGGTTAATTCCCTGTTGAATATTGGAAAGAGTTCCGACATAAATCTTTAGAAAAAAGTGgtatattccaggagaattttgagTTAGAACCTTTACAAGAACTtcgggaagaaatccttgaatgaaaccttgaaaaacttggaaaacctccgagaggaactcttggaagaacttgAGCTGAACTCTGTTAAAAAATACCGGGTAAATATTTGATTAATAACTCATTGTTATGGGGATTTTCTACCGGAGGGAGGTTCATCCCCAAGCGAGTAAATCATTGAGAAAATTCCAATATAAATTTCGAGAAGCTTTTCGGAAAGAGATGCTATGAaagtttttttcaaatatttttgaagagaATTACTGGAAGCATTCCGGGAGCATTCAGAAAGAACCCTTGAAGCCATCTCCGGAAGAAGCCCCTAAATTTTCGGAGAGAAGTCTGTAagcaattctggaaagaattcttggaataaggTACGGAAGGAAACCGTAGAAGAGCTTCAAAAACATCTCTGAAAGATTTGAGGGAAAAAAGTTGTAGAAGAGTTTTGAAAGGAATTTATGttaaaaaatt contains:
- the LOC109423606 gene encoding uncharacterized protein LOC109423606, which produces MASVGLDMWNEFYDCTMNPGTHGVQYHLDLLKALLIHLKLAEKPFKLAIDAARCNNFDDAVLIFNDTNVMWLFQCKHGILKKPISHRELFETKGHDFDLRKYLVSYLRIKQEFPGHSKFFFFTNRTLNESNLAPWVRIEKRDVDEMMNLGGSHVGLVPVEENMPRMMDVFNEDFNNLQKGLIELFDSPSLDIPERLGRIKAPLAGILEITDDGSVKFVDEDYFVCSKLYGWLKSHFSAQGKDIQHVNRKLGTQQEHMQKLINGDKRQSIRVCIQEDEVRNFFKELTFCIDQPENLMLVCEERMKQSCRFSTVQIGFIIRELEKKFDDWKNEPLNQKKKKRYLTSTYVTRCWKEIIRNIHMPMNCILTDIKKLGAKVIEAIENDHMVGCEFKCITIAKKIRDEVYEGSILWEYNESLLHRAAEIGHDDMIVTLLDSHHFDVDDKCISIPGFNSYMALHFAAYHNQVTTMKLLLEHGAQINAHTSNKWVALHICADRGQPEAIQLLIQNKADVNARNDQNNTPLHLVAQRALTGNEQVQLLKLFVDNGADLKARNENGRIPLHIAVQKGNNEFVEASLSIDKTLVSIVDKSGYTPLHIAVHHGRKRCAKVLLDLGADANARSNKGRTPLGLAKRNEHAECEQLLIDHGATTHCSKAADDDRFAIQFDLPYG